ACCTGACGCCAAGAGCCTCCGATGGCCTGGATGAGCAGCTGGCCGCCTCCGTTTCGCACAGTGTGCACAGCGGTGGCAGTGTTACGCTTTGCGGACCGCCGGACCATTCCAGCATCCACCTGAACAGTGCCAACAGCAACCTCGGCTTTATCGACTCGGATACGCCCAATACGCCGGTGACCCCGGTCTCTGGACTGCAGCCCCCTGCCTCGGTGTCCACCTCCGTGGCCGGAACACTCTCCTCCCGTCGACGGTCGTCCAACCGCAAGGATTCCAAGGGCTCCATACTGTCACGTCAGAGCGGCAAGAGTCGGGTTTCCGTTCTGGCACAACGTGGACTGCGAATGACGGCCTCCTTTCTGCGAAGGAAGCGCACGGAGTACGAAGGTGAGTGCGGGTTTGGCGTAGATGATGGACTTCCAAGAATTCCTGGCTAGTCAACAGTCAATAGGCTAGTCACCATCCGTAGATGCTGCTTGTGGGTCGGGTCGGGTCGGTCCGGGTCGGTCCGGGTCGGTCATCTCCTTACACCATGTCGCCTTCTCGTTTCTCGTTTTGGATCAATAAAGTTGGCGCCCCGTGGTCTGTGGCCCAGTGGAGCGAGGGTGCGGCTTTTCACTGCCAGTAGCTCCAGGAGATTTGTTTGCCAACTACTTAATTTGTTTAGGGACCGTACATTTTCGATTGGCCCAGTCAATATACGCAAACATATGCTGTGTTGATTTTCTAGATTTGTCGCTTATGGAAGGTCAATGGTGTTTTCGATGCTACTTAACTACCTACAGGATGTCTCGCTTTTGTCAGTTGATATAAATCTGTCAGAAGTATAATAATATTCCAAAatgataaaaattaaataatttacaatagTTTTTTGTTAAAATCTATTCATGAGTATATGTATTCGTGCACAAACCTTTCCGTTGACGTACAATTAAAAAAGCTTTAAAAGAGCAATTACAAAACGTAAACAGAATGTTGCACGGCATTATCAGGCACTTCTGCATTCACAATTTATTGTTAGCTATAAATTAGTTATTTAAATGACGACTATAAAACGTTTTAAAACGCTTAAACCGCTTCCAAAAATTGGAGATAACCAATTTTAAGGGCACATGCACTGCATAGAGAATTTTTGTTCACGAACAGCAATACGTAAAGGAAGTTTAAATAATGTATAACATAATAAGCAGTGAGGAAGTTAAACGATGTTACAAATgatctaaaaattgtattatgGAAACcaaatcaggcaacttatatttggttttaaataaaagcgTGTAAATGTAATAGACAGAGATTTTACATGTCATTCCCAGCCATGTCACAGATATGTCACCCGACTTTACTGGTCGTTGAGTATGCAAACGCTGTAACTGTCCTGCCATCGTGCCATGCCGCCCCTATTCCCCGCCAGAACTGAAGGCCCCACCCGGCGGCCAACCCCTGTGGACTGACCCAGATTGCATGAGCCAAACGAGCGGCGTGGCCCACAGGAAGGGCACGTCCTGCTGCCGCATGTGTGGTGGCTCCGAGGACCGGCTCTGGGGACTGGATTCGAAAGTCACTGCTGTTGAGCAGTAAATGAGCGGAAGCAGTAGTAGAAATAAAAGCCCTGCCAGCTGCAGTTAAAGTACGTTCTATGAGTGCGATTTTATTGTGCTTAATATAAGCTAGATAGTCTTCTGGGTGCGAAGGACCCAATCTCTCAGTTCGGCAACGTTGGCATACACGCCGGGATATTTGGCGTCGGCACAATCCCGTCCCCAGGAGACGATGCCCACCAGTTGGCCTCCGGATACCAGAGGTCCGCCAGAGTCACCCTGGCATGCATCCTTGTTGGCCGCCGCTGCACAGATCATGGTTGCTTGGATGGAGGAACCATATCCGTAAGTGGAACTGGCACACTGCGTGCGCCCCACAACTTTCGTGTCCACAAAGAGCAGCGTCGCTGACGAGGAGCCACCGGTGGAGGTCTTGCCCCAGCCTGAGATGCTAGCTGCTGATCCGTGAGCCGGTGTCGCACTGGCCATCGTAATGGCCTTGATGGTGGAGCCGAAGGTCAGCTTAGTCTGCAGACGCACCAGTCCAATGTCGTTGAccttggtgttgctgttgtatcCCTCGTGTATCTTCATGACAGCCACCTGGACAAGAACGCCACCATAGGTGCGCTTGTTGGAGCCAGCCCTTATCCGGAGATTAGAGACCGTGGTCGGGGTATCGAGGCAGTGGGCAGCGGTCAagatgatgttgttgctgatgatgGAACCTCCGCAGAAATGACTTCCGGAACGCTGCAGAGAAACCTGCCAGGGTCGATCCTCAATGGAAGATGCTGTGCCTCCTACAATCCGGCCACCCAGCGATGTTTGGGGTTCCAGACCAAAGGAAATGACTGCGCCATTCGTGAGGGCCAGCAAGGCAAAAACAGTTGCCATTTGAAGGAACATGTTTGCGGTAGCACTCTCCAACTTTGGATGGCTGGCTAACTGCGCTTGATGCCTTTTTATAGCCACAGATTGGGCATTGCCCGTGCGGATAAGGTTGTCAAATGACACGGTCATATTTCATTCGTATCAGCCGCTGATTACCCAAAGGCTCATCATCCGGCATTTGTCTCCAGGTGGTGGCCGGATAATAGGtgcttttaattgccaacTGGTTACCGATTAGTTACCCGTTTCGGTGAGATAGGTCAGTGCAGAGCTTAGACTTATCGCAGGAATGCTTGTTTTGACGTCTCAATGGGGCAATAATCCATTCTCTGTGCTCTCAATCGATTGACTGGGTTTTAccaattgtaaatatttcaaatgcagATTACTCCTTGCGTTCAGTGCGCAAAAAGCGTTGTAAATTGCATGCCTGCTTACGTGCTTTGGCTGAAAACGAAGGCCGAAATAGTCGTAACCACCCTGCACTGGCTTATGCTTTTAATATATGAACTCACAACAATATAAATACGTACAAATCATGAATAACTTATTGACCATTTGCTCGACTTCGTTGCCCATCGTAGAACAcggaaaatgcattaaaagcAACGGACAAGTCCACATCCGCTTCTCCGGCAGGACTCGAGCTGTCGTTTATTTTCCAATTAGGTTAAAAGTGTCACGTTCAGTTAACAACTTCCGCCAACGTTTCATTCTGGTTCTGTATTGGTTTTGCAATATGGCCAACGTGGTGGGCCGGAGTCATAAATTGGCCTAGCGCTTTGTAAAGCAAGTTTTCGACTCCGGCGGCATGCTCCGGCGCTGGAAAACCCGTAGAGTGAATTAATGGGGAATTCATGTGTGTGGTGTACAGAGTGTACCTACCAAGTCGTTGTCGGACATAAGCCGTCTCTTCCAGCTGGACAAAGTTTCCGAGTAGGTGAAGTACTCCACCACCCGGTTGAAGGTGACATGCTTCTTGGGCTTCAAGCTCTCCTCACCGACGCCATCACCTGCTCCGTCCAATTCCTCATTCCTCATGATTAGAATGGGCCTGAGCAACGAGCTCGATGGCTGCTCTTCAGACATGGCTTGGATtggtaaaaaatatacaattgaTTCAATCCCGACTGAAATCTCGCTTCAGAGATTGATTGATAAGAACTGAATTTGTCACTAGATGTGTGAGCAGGCTACTATGATAGTTTTGTTTGGGAGCCATTCGTCATTCCAGGCAATAAGTTTGCCCGCCCATATTGCTAAGAATctaaaaatgtacatacaaatcCTATGAAAAATCCTTTTAATCATCTgtatatatcaaataaatacaatggTAAATAGTTTAgtgccaattttatttcgtAAAAGGAAAAGAGTTTGAACTAACTATCCAGTTTTGCTATTTcttatatgtacatgtaaCACCAACATTAATTTTCTTATATCGAACTGGGATGCATCAAATGCAGATCCCAAAAGTATACACAATTTTGCATAGTTTATCAAAACAATGTTATCTTTGAgttgcaaaaaatatttgtcagaAGTGGGATTCGAACCCACGCCCTCAGAGAGGACCAGAACGCTCATACACTTTCGTTCAGAAAGTAAGATTTTCAATCTTGAGTCTGGCGCCTTAGACCGCTCGGCCATCCTGACACTTGGTTTCGCAATCGCCCAAAATCTAGTGtgatataaacaaataaaaaataaagcgtTGACGCAATAAATTAGGATCTTCTGTGTTTGCCATTCTATTGTCTAAAAGCATTTTCAACTCGTTGCGAAGATAAGATCGTTCAATAAACCGTTTAGCTTGATTGCCAAAGCAAATTAAGATACCTCACACGCGGTGAAGTTGGGTAGCTAAAGGGACGGGAAAGTCAATCATCCTTAATGGTAAATTGAATTGACATTTCACTTAGCTGCCTTGCGAGTAATAGACCACGTTAGATCATCCTCGTCGCCGTTATGTGACATCATCGCAGGATACTCGCTGTCCTAGCATGCACGGCATGAGATAACATTAGCAGCCGCCCATAATTGGGCCTTGCTTATCTAGGTTCGACCAAAAAGCTTGCGGGACACGTTCCTCATCAAATTTATAGtatctttttaattttcaaagtGCATTAGAaatatgtaataaaaaaagaattgtTGTGGCCCATGAGGGGATCGAACCCGCGACCTTCGCGTTATTAGCACGACGCTCTAACCAACTGAGCTAATGGGCCATGTGTGACCAAGCGTCAAAATGTGAGTTTTACTAAATATCAATTCTACTAGAACTGTTAAGAATTGTATCTAACAGAATGCTATGTTAGGAGTAAAATGTATACTCCTAGCGGAATGGATATAGTACTGTTATACGTGGTACATTCttgcagaaaataaaattctgCCAACAGTTAACTTATTACTGATAACACACggttgaaaaatgcaaaagccaaGGCTCGAAGAAATTAGAatgttacaaataaaaaagaatcctGGCCCATGAGGGGATCGAACCCGCGACCTTCGCGTTATTAGCACGACGCTCTAACCAGCTGAGCTAATGGGCCATGCATTCTCGGCTGCCAAAGACTTTTTGAGAGTAAAAAGCTTTTTactatttgtttaatatatgtattaaatttaataacgaATTTAGTTTAGTACGATGCGATAACGGTCACTGGAGCAAGGATTCGGAAAAGTAGGAACTCAACGTTGGACAATTTCTgttatttcaaattttatatGTAACTAATAACAGGCCAACCGATTCGTGACCAGAAAGGAACCTAAAACATAGTGATTGGCATACCTTAGAGCTTCATCGCTATTACAAAACATCATATTACATTACCCACGTATATATGCATTCACTAAAAaggtgtacatatgtacatacatatatgaacatatgtacatatatacaaacatataattctatctacataaataaaagttaagaTTTGTACGATATGTGAGTTATTTAGCTATCATTTCTTATATTAATTGGAAATACGCATTTGAACGCTTAAATGCTTAACTCACATTGACGTTTAGAAAAGGCAAAGACCAGCACTTTCCAACTGTAAGGAGTTCTTGCTTTGCTATTCCTACATAGTAATCAACCAAATGACcatcaatttcatttaataaatttcattaaataattaataataaacaacctttacttgaaaactttttttgtTGGATAACTTCcttattttgtaaaaatatatttaatctcccctaatatttttataaatatagcTTAAGGCCCTCAGCTGCTATAGCTAATCCAAAATTccgcataattttaattatgcgttaatttctcaataataataataataaaatttgtataaatacctagaaaaaaaatataggtTTGGCCCATGAGGGGATCGAACCCGCGACCTTCGCGTTATTAGCACGACGCTCTAACCAGCTGAGCTAATGGGCCATGCGCTGATGGTTGTCAAAATACGAATTTAACCAAcggaataaaatatttaagcctCTTccttaaaagtttaaattaaagtttggAGATAATATAGTAATAAGAACTGTATCGTCTATTATTTGATAAGAAATGTTCCaaatatctatatgtatgtaaaactTAAGTAtctttgtatatatattttgcaatttaagaTGCGTGTAGAAAACAGCGTCGTCAATAGTATTATTAGGCATTAAACTTAGGCAAAGGCGGGCGCGCTAACATAAAGAAAAGTCCTTGTTGACGATGTAAAAAACTagtatcaaattaaaaatgctgtaacatttaattgtctaaatttaatttttgtttttgaaataaaGTCAGCCAGCCAAGCCATGTCAGTCGCACTATCTCTGTCcttaaaatgaaatgataagGAATTCGATGATTGCTAAATTATAACCTATTGGTAAAGAAAGACTATGGTGGTTTAGACTACTTGAATGTGCCTTGGTTAAGTATTTTGCGGTGtaataccaaaaaaatgtattctgGCCCATGAGGGGATCGAACCCGCGACCTTCGCGTTATTAGCACGACGCTCTAACCAACTGAGCTAATGGGCCTTGTCCAAGCTTTTGACTAAAAGCGTTTTTCTGTAAATAGCGAAGCTAACAGAAATACGGAGAAATACATTTCCATATTGGCAACTGTTATATTACGAGTAGAACTGACATACGCGCTGTATTCGTGCAGACAACTAACGAATCGGACACCAGTTTGCCATATGTCAGGATGGCCGAGCGGTCTAAGGCGCCAGACTCAAGATTGAAAATCTTACTTTCTGAACGAAAGTGTATGAGCGTTCTGGTCCTCTCTGAGGGCGTGGGTTCGAATCCCACTTCTGacaaaatttttttgtatactttaGTTTTTTGCAGTCAATggtaattttaattgttgaaGAATTTTTTCTATAAGAACCTTATTTATCAATACAATTTGAGAAATatccgatttcgatttcattcaGTCATAACTATATCTTGATTAATTATTAACTTGTTTCCGGAAACTTTGGAACAATATTTCAAGAATAAGAACTTAAATagtgtaaaatatttaattttttaattaattcagaAATAAAATGGACTAAAGAAAGATATTTTAACTATAATTTGCAGTCTGGAGCGTCTTCCAGTCTGCTACGCCTGTTGCAGCAGTAAACACATGGCCCATTAGCTCAGCTGGTTAGAGCGTCGTGCTAATAACGCGAAGGTCGCGGGTTCGATCCCCTCATGGGCcagttgatttattttttttttattctacGTTTAGTTGATGCATAGGGATGAATACGTTTAGGCTTGGTCCTTAGACCTTTCATATCATTTGTCAGCCTGACACTTGGCCTTCCAATTCTGACATCCAGATGTGTGATAACTAATTACCAAGCGAGTTGCGTGCATGTAAATCTAGATAACCCATTAACGAAGGGCTAAAGCCAGcttaaattgatttcttggGCGCTTACTTCCCGCGGTCTGGCAACgaaccgccaccgccgcccgctaatacaaaaatcaaaatccgCCCCACCCCACCAAGGCAAACACTTGATGTTGGGTTGCTCTGTTGCTTCGCCACTCGGCGACGCGCtctctgctcattttttcAGCTATTCAGTATTTCAGTATTTCAGTCGCTTTTCGAACCGCCAAGCAAAAAGTCGTGCCAGCGGGTAGACGCTTGGACCGGTTAACGAGGTCGACGTGTTGAGCCAACGCGAATTGTTAACTGGCAAAAGTAAATACTGGATATCGGATATTTAGTCTGAAAGTACGACAACAGAGGCTTATGTGGTGATCTCAGTGATGCACAGTCATCCGTCACACAAAACGCTTTCGAATATTAGTGACGGCGTTTAAAAAATCCCACTAATCCCGCGCCGCTAAAGGTCAAATGTAATTATCGCTGGGACATTTGTTGCATGGATAACAACAACCACCATACAGCCGTACAATTTGTGCcatatatctacatacatatgtgcgagAAAATAAGTGCTACCGCGTCAATTTATCGTTTGATTTTCATATGCTATGGCTATGCTATGCTATGCGACCAATGAAGAGTAGCAGCTGTCCAATCAAATGTACAAAATGTACGGACACAGTGAAAAAAGTTCAGCATATGATTGATATTTTTGTGGGAGAAGCATAAGAATTCATTTTAGATTCATGAAAGATTTCTTTCAAAATGCATaacgtatatataaatatttttcaacttaGTCAGCacagaaaaatgtttttaaacaCAAGTACTTAGCGACAAATATGCTGGAAATACTTGCTAGAAAACGGAAGTGAGTCGCATTTTCTTTCCATGTAAAACCCCATTCAGCGTGGAGGCAACAATTTGAAAGCGCGTTTTATTATCATTCACCCAATGGATACGCTATGGAAAGTCGATTCGCTTGCGTACTGCTTTCGTCTGGTACTCACTTGCGCTCGCGATCTTCTCATTGTTGGTGTACTGCTCTTTCTATTGTTTaacaattgcaattgttgttaATTGCAAATGCTGTTCAGACCAGTTTTCTTTGCATTCGTTGGCGTCATCGGGGGCCGCTCTCTTCTGGCGactattttccctttttatcGGGCATTAGCCGCACTTGCAGTGCATGTGCGATCCGAATTACTGGTAAATTGCATTAGTCCCACTCAAATCGAAGGGGTTTGCAGATCGAATCGGTTAGTGGCATCCGTTTAGTGCTCTGTGGGATGTCATCGTTATATCGGTGCGCTTGGGGGAACCAGCAGATCTACAGACTCGAAGGTAAACACCACTGACTGGTGAGTCAGTTCGTCATCGTTGTGACACATTTTACATTCTATTTGTGTTGTTTAGTTAGTTCCCAGCTGATCAGCGATCGTTTCGTTGCCAAAATGTTCGTATGGCTGTGAAaagttttctcttttattaattttcgtCACTTCTGCCTTGATTTGCCAAAccgaaattaatgaaattattggCGAAGCGAAAACAAAGAATGTTGCGCTAAAAATAAACgtaaattaaagcaaatgaCTTGACAATATCGTCACGCTGCCTGCGCTTTCCATTTGTCTGGGAAATTGATGGGCTATGCACCTCAACTTTGACTCACCCTGTACTTATGTAATGGTAATCAAGCTTAGCATTACCACTTCCGAACCCCAAGTATGGAGGTGTTCCAGGGAATGCGGGCTGTTTGCTCGCTGGCCACCTAAACAAACGATGACACAGTAACGTTGGTCGGTTGCCAATAATTCTGTATCGATTGTGTGTGGATGCGTCTTTTCCCCCCtcaaaatcaaaaagaaaaacgtaaaaaataaGATCGTTGACAATCGCGAGTTCTCTTCTATTTTGTA
This sequence is a window from Drosophila teissieri strain GT53w chromosome 2R, Prin_Dtei_1.1, whole genome shotgun sequence. Protein-coding genes within it:
- the LOC122614726 gene encoding uncharacterized protein LOC122614726 — protein: MSEEQPSSSLLRPILIMRNEELDGAGDGVGEESLKPKKHVTFNRVVEYFTYSETLSSWKRRLMSDNDLRRSMPPESKTCFTKR
- the LOC122614724 gene encoding trypsin alpha-3 gives rise to the protein MTVSFDNLIRTGNAQSVAIKRHQAQLASHPKLESATANMFLQMATVFALLALTNGAVISFGLEPQTSLGGRIVGGTASSIEDRPWQVSLQRSGSHFCGGSIISNNIILTAAHCLDTPTTVSNLRIRAGSNKRTYGGVLVQVAVMKIHEGYNSNTKVNDIGLVRLQTKLTFGSTIKAITMASATPAHGSAASISGWGKTSTGGSSSATLLFVDTKVVGRTQCASSTYGYGSSIQATMICAAAANKDACQGDSGGPLVSGGQLVGIVSWGRDCADAKYPGVYANVAELRDWVLRTQKTI